A portion of the Juglans microcarpa x Juglans regia isolate MS1-56 chromosome 1D, Jm3101_v1.0, whole genome shotgun sequence genome contains these proteins:
- the LOC121260504 gene encoding uncharacterized protein LOC121260504 isoform X2, translating into MASTTTTTVIIPSSLFLKTRSLFHHYQSSCSSFKFDIEKRALGLCSAKKKPGFMDQILDYIEGGPKLRKWYGAPEILPKDASIVEDDDQSEEEEEVRDAVLVTDGDSEIGQMVILSLIVKRTRVRALVKDKRAALEAFGTYVESMSGDASDRPFLKKALRGVRTIICPNEGFLSNVGGLKGVEHLSAYGGASGVQALMKSNARKLAEQDESMLRTSGIPYTIIRAGSLQSTPGGQQGFSFEEGSAARGNLSKEDAAFICVEAVEAVPQRGFMFEVVNGDEKVSDWQNRLAKLIEKADQKLQ; encoded by the exons ATGGCGAGCACGACTACTACTACTGTCATTAttccttcctctctctttctcaaaacCAGGTCTCTATTTCACCATTATCAAAGCTCATGTTCTTCTTTCAAATTCGACATCGAAAAGCGTGCTCTCGGTCTTTGCTCGGCCAAGAAGAAACCCGGTTTTATGGATCAAATTCTTGATTACATCGAAG GGGGTCCCAAGTTAAGGAAATGGTATGGAGCACCCGAGATTCTCCCAAAAGATGCATCCATTGTTGAAGACGATGATCAATCAG aagaagaagaagaagttagaGATGCGGTTTTGGTTACTGATGGAGATAGCGAAATAGGCCAG ATGGTAATATTGTCCTTGATTGTCAAAAGAACTCGGGTTAGAGCACTAGTGAAGGATAAGCGGGCTGCTCTTGAAGCCTTTGGAACTTATGTTGAG TCAATGTCTGGAGATGCAAGTGACAGACCATTTCTAAAGAAAGCTCTAAGAGGAGTTCGCACAATAATATGCCCGAAT GAAGGTTTCTTATCAAATGTTGGGGGCTTGAAAGGGGTTGAACAT TTGTCTGCTTATGGAGGTGCTAGTGGCGTTCAAGCTCTCATGAAAAGCAATGCGCGGAAATTGGCTGAGCAAGATGAATCGATGCTGAGGACCTCAGGAATCCCTTACACCATCATTAGGGCCGGGTCCTTACAAAGCACTCCAGGTGGACAGCAAGGTTTTAGCTTTGAAGAG GGTAGTGCTGCGAGGGGAAATCTTAGCAAGGAGGATGCGGCCTTTATTTGTGTGGAAGCTGTTGAGGCAGTCCCACAAAGAGGATTCATGTTTGAG
- the LOC121260504 gene encoding uncharacterized protein LOC121260504 isoform X1 — translation MASTTTTTVIIPSSLFLKTRSLFHHYQSSCSSFKFDIEKRALGLCSAKKKPGFMDQILDYIEGGPKLRKWYGAPEILPKDASIVEDDDQSEEEEEVRDAVLVTDGDSEIGQMVILSLIVKRTRVRALVKDKRAALEAFGTYVESMSGDASDRPFLKKALRGVRTIICPNEGFLSNVGGLKGVEHVILLSQLSAYGGASGVQALMKSNARKLAEQDESMLRTSGIPYTIIRAGSLQSTPGGQQGFSFEEGSAARGNLSKEDAAFICVEAVEAVPQRGFMFEVVNGDEKVSDWQNRLAKLIEKADQKLQ, via the exons ATGGCGAGCACGACTACTACTACTGTCATTAttccttcctctctctttctcaaaacCAGGTCTCTATTTCACCATTATCAAAGCTCATGTTCTTCTTTCAAATTCGACATCGAAAAGCGTGCTCTCGGTCTTTGCTCGGCCAAGAAGAAACCCGGTTTTATGGATCAAATTCTTGATTACATCGAAG GGGGTCCCAAGTTAAGGAAATGGTATGGAGCACCCGAGATTCTCCCAAAAGATGCATCCATTGTTGAAGACGATGATCAATCAG aagaagaagaagaagttagaGATGCGGTTTTGGTTACTGATGGAGATAGCGAAATAGGCCAG ATGGTAATATTGTCCTTGATTGTCAAAAGAACTCGGGTTAGAGCACTAGTGAAGGATAAGCGGGCTGCTCTTGAAGCCTTTGGAACTTATGTTGAG TCAATGTCTGGAGATGCAAGTGACAGACCATTTCTAAAGAAAGCTCTAAGAGGAGTTCGCACAATAATATGCCCGAAT GAAGGTTTCTTATCAAATGTTGGGGGCTTGAAAGGGGTTGAACATGTAATTCTCTTATCTCAG TTGTCTGCTTATGGAGGTGCTAGTGGCGTTCAAGCTCTCATGAAAAGCAATGCGCGGAAATTGGCTGAGCAAGATGAATCGATGCTGAGGACCTCAGGAATCCCTTACACCATCATTAGGGCCGGGTCCTTACAAAGCACTCCAGGTGGACAGCAAGGTTTTAGCTTTGAAGAG GGTAGTGCTGCGAGGGGAAATCTTAGCAAGGAGGATGCGGCCTTTATTTGTGTGGAAGCTGTTGAGGCAGTCCCACAAAGAGGATTCATGTTTGAG
- the LOC121258721 gene encoding uncharacterized protein LOC121258721 isoform X2 encodes METVVGVEWNDEGKDEENGVEKSSSALSSPKQIADPVIYKLVRVEGDGRLVPATDDELMEVGDFLEDDKSEMHDVADTVQILGCMCNEGLSSEKTLIESSEGLLKSKNSEADACKLNARLEECFPSSTLSLKDNHINQFGDIGGCPKPPDKMMESGSSVAAVCAGLNPDFSKLKGEICLDKLSIRELHEVFKATFGRETTVKDKLWLKRRISMGLTNSCDISTTMFAIKDNKLVKNGDDEGNKDVDGSFTHDPSVGTIDVNCKGSPSSHGSQSEDHQIGSGKKLRNHSVELDSGSEQLHTEQRTAKRIRKPTKRYIEELSEVDSRDYSQRLMSSPKNAGLGQIAPRSFARPVRNVLSDGRTVVTRLDSLGGSGVHVPYVSRVRRSRPRKNVMALMMSNESGIASLCAQCSCNLKFQFFAELEKDRQHSIMSRSELEENLRRTQANSSGDKSDDNVVTVPTAKGGMRRKHHRAWTIVEVMKLVEGVSECGAGRWSDIKRLAFASYSYRTSVDLKDKWRNLLKASFAQAPPDDVMNSRKPTSMPIPEPILERVRELAETNARVPPNLGTSKPTVGSRNSQDTMSGYL; translated from the exons ATGGAAACAGTGGTTGGAGTTGAGTGGAATGATGAAGGGAAGGATGAAGAGAACGGGGTTGAGAAAAGTAGCTCTGCTCTGTCTTCACCAAAGCAGATTGCCGATCCGGTTATCTACAAGCTTGTCCGG GTTGAAGGAGATGGGAGATTAGTGCCAGCAACCGATGATGAATTAATGGAGGTTGGGGATTTTCTTGAAGATGACAAGAGTGAAATGCATGATGTTGCTGACACTGTGCAGATATTGGGCTGCATGTGCAACGAAGGGTTGTCCTCTGAGAAGACTCTGATAGAAAGCTCAGAAG GTTTATTGAAGTCGAAGAACTCAGAAGCTGATGCTTGTAAGCTAAATGCACGGCTTGAG GAATGCTTTCCTTCATCAACTTTAAGTTTGAAAGACAACCATATCAATCAATTTGGAGACATTGGAGGGTGCCCAAAGCCTCCGGATAAAATGATGGAAAGTGGATCATCAGTTGCTGCTGTCTGTGCTGGTTTGAACCCTGATTTTTCCAAGTTAAAGGGGGAGATTTGCTTGGATAAACTATCAATTAGAGAGCTTCATGAAGTGTTTAAAGCAACATTTGGGCGAGAAACTACTGTCAAAGACAAGCTTTGGCTTAAGAGGAGGATATCCATGGGATTGACTAACTCTTGTGACATATCAACCACAATGTTCGCGATTAAAGATAACAAATTGGTGAAGAACGGTGACGATGAAGGCAACAAGGATGTGGATGGTTCATTCACCCATGATCCATCAGTTGGAACAATTGATGTAAACTGTAAAGGTTCACCAAGTAGCCATGGCAGCCAATCTGAAGATCATCAAATTGGTTCTGGcaagaaattaagaaatcatAGTGTGGAACTTGATAGTGGAAGTGAGCAGCTTCATACAGAACAGAGAACAGCGAAAAGAATTCGGAAGCCCACCAAGCGATATATAGAAGAACTATCAGAAGTAGATTCCAGAGATTATAGCCAAAGGTTGATGAGTTCACCTAAGAATGCTGGACTTGGCCAGATCGCCCCAAGATCTTTTGCTAGGCCTGTTAGAAATGTGCTGTCAGATGGGAGAACTGTTGTCACTCGGTTGGACTCTCTTGGCGGATCTGGTGTTCATGTTCCATACGTTTCTCGGGTTCGAAGAAGCCGTCCAAGGAAAAATGTCATGGCTCTTATG ATGTCAAATGAGTCAGGCATTGCTTCACTCTGTGCACAGTGCAGTTGTAATTTAAAATTCCAG TTCTTTGCTGAACTAGAGAAAGATAGGCAGCATTCTATAATGAGCAGAAGTGAACTGGAAGAGAATTTGAGGAGGACACAGGCAAATTCTTCCGGAGATAAGTCAGATGATAATGTAGTAACTGTTCCCACTGCAAAAGGTGGAATGAGAAGGAAGCATCATCGAGCTTGGACTATTGTTGAGGTTATGAAATTGGTTGAGGGTGTATCTGAGTGTGGAGCTGGAAGGTGGTCTGACATCAAACGACTTGCTTTTGCATCCTATTCATACCGCACATCCGTTGATCTTAAA GACAAGTGGAGGAACCTGCTAAAAGCTAGCTTCGCACAGGCACCTCCAGATGATGTG ATGAACTCGCGGAAGCCCACTTCAATGCCCATTCCTGAGCCGATTTTGGAACGGGTGAGAGAGCTTGCTGAGACGAATGCACGGGTTCCTCCAAATCTTGGCACAAGCAAACCGACTGTGGGTAGTAGAAATTCGCAGGATACAATGTCTGGATACTTGTAA
- the LOC121258721 gene encoding uncharacterized protein LOC121258721 isoform X4, giving the protein METVVGVEWNDEGKDEENGVEKSSSALSSPKQIADPVIYKLVRVEGDGRLVPATDDELMEVGDFLEDDKSEMHDVADTVQILGCMCNEGLSSEKTLIESSEGLLKSKNSEADACKLNARLEECFPSSTLSLKDNHINQFGDIGGCPKPPDKMMESGSSVAAVCAGLNPDFSKLKGEICLDKLSIRELHEVFKATFGRETTVKDKLWLKRRISMGLTNSCDISTTMFAIKDNKLVKNGDDEGNKDVDGSFTHDPSVGTIDVNCKGSPSSHGSQSEDHQIGSGKKLRNHSVELDSGSEQLHTEQRTAKRIRKPTKRYIEELSEVDSRDYSQRLMSSPKNAGLGQIAPRSFARPVRNVLSDGRTVVTRLDSLGGSGVHVPYVSRVRRSRPRKNVMALMFFAELEKDRQHSIMSRSELEENLRRTQANSSGDKSDDNVVTVPTAKGGMRRKHHRAWTIVEVMKLVEGVSECGAGRWSDIKRLAFASYSYRTSVDLKDKWRNLLKASFAQAPPDDVMNSRKPTSMPIPEPILERVRELAETNARVPPNLGTSKPTVGSRNSQDTMSGYL; this is encoded by the exons ATGGAAACAGTGGTTGGAGTTGAGTGGAATGATGAAGGGAAGGATGAAGAGAACGGGGTTGAGAAAAGTAGCTCTGCTCTGTCTTCACCAAAGCAGATTGCCGATCCGGTTATCTACAAGCTTGTCCGG GTTGAAGGAGATGGGAGATTAGTGCCAGCAACCGATGATGAATTAATGGAGGTTGGGGATTTTCTTGAAGATGACAAGAGTGAAATGCATGATGTTGCTGACACTGTGCAGATATTGGGCTGCATGTGCAACGAAGGGTTGTCCTCTGAGAAGACTCTGATAGAAAGCTCAGAAG GTTTATTGAAGTCGAAGAACTCAGAAGCTGATGCTTGTAAGCTAAATGCACGGCTTGAG GAATGCTTTCCTTCATCAACTTTAAGTTTGAAAGACAACCATATCAATCAATTTGGAGACATTGGAGGGTGCCCAAAGCCTCCGGATAAAATGATGGAAAGTGGATCATCAGTTGCTGCTGTCTGTGCTGGTTTGAACCCTGATTTTTCCAAGTTAAAGGGGGAGATTTGCTTGGATAAACTATCAATTAGAGAGCTTCATGAAGTGTTTAAAGCAACATTTGGGCGAGAAACTACTGTCAAAGACAAGCTTTGGCTTAAGAGGAGGATATCCATGGGATTGACTAACTCTTGTGACATATCAACCACAATGTTCGCGATTAAAGATAACAAATTGGTGAAGAACGGTGACGATGAAGGCAACAAGGATGTGGATGGTTCATTCACCCATGATCCATCAGTTGGAACAATTGATGTAAACTGTAAAGGTTCACCAAGTAGCCATGGCAGCCAATCTGAAGATCATCAAATTGGTTCTGGcaagaaattaagaaatcatAGTGTGGAACTTGATAGTGGAAGTGAGCAGCTTCATACAGAACAGAGAACAGCGAAAAGAATTCGGAAGCCCACCAAGCGATATATAGAAGAACTATCAGAAGTAGATTCCAGAGATTATAGCCAAAGGTTGATGAGTTCACCTAAGAATGCTGGACTTGGCCAGATCGCCCCAAGATCTTTTGCTAGGCCTGTTAGAAATGTGCTGTCAGATGGGAGAACTGTTGTCACTCGGTTGGACTCTCTTGGCGGATCTGGTGTTCATGTTCCATACGTTTCTCGGGTTCGAAGAAGCCGTCCAAGGAAAAATGTCATGGCTCTTATG TTCTTTGCTGAACTAGAGAAAGATAGGCAGCATTCTATAATGAGCAGAAGTGAACTGGAAGAGAATTTGAGGAGGACACAGGCAAATTCTTCCGGAGATAAGTCAGATGATAATGTAGTAACTGTTCCCACTGCAAAAGGTGGAATGAGAAGGAAGCATCATCGAGCTTGGACTATTGTTGAGGTTATGAAATTGGTTGAGGGTGTATCTGAGTGTGGAGCTGGAAGGTGGTCTGACATCAAACGACTTGCTTTTGCATCCTATTCATACCGCACATCCGTTGATCTTAAA GACAAGTGGAGGAACCTGCTAAAAGCTAGCTTCGCACAGGCACCTCCAGATGATGTG ATGAACTCGCGGAAGCCCACTTCAATGCCCATTCCTGAGCCGATTTTGGAACGGGTGAGAGAGCTTGCTGAGACGAATGCACGGGTTCCTCCAAATCTTGGCACAAGCAAACCGACTGTGGGTAGTAGAAATTCGCAGGATACAATGTCTGGATACTTGTAA
- the LOC121258721 gene encoding uncharacterized protein LOC121258721 isoform X5, whose translation METVVGVEWNDEGKDEENGVEKSSSALSSPKQIADPVIYKLVRVEGDGRLVPATDDELMEVGDFLEDDKSEMHDVADTVQILGCMCNEGLSSEKTLIESSEGLLKSKNSEADACKLNARLEECFPSSTLSLKDNHINQFGDIGGCPKPPDKMMESGSSVAAVCAGLNPDFSKLKGEICLDKLSIRELHEVFKATFGRETTVKDKLWLKRRISMGLTNSCDISTTMFAIKDNKLVKNGDDEGNKDVDGSFTHDPSVGTIDVNCKGSPSSHGSQSEDHQIGSGKKLRNHSVELDSGSEQLHTEQRTAKRIRKPTKRYIEELSEVDSRDYSQRLMSSPKNAGLGQIAPRSFARPVRNVLSDGRTVVTRLDSLGGSGVHVPYVSRVRRSRPRKNVMALMMSNESGIASLCAQCSCNLKFQKFNPSGMGMATKLVKKALGVRSSQTDEDIGSKVLKRKSFVDQIRQPFFAELEKDRQHSIMSRSELEENLRRTQANSSGDKSDDNVVTVPTAKGGMRRKHHRAWTIVEVMKLVEGVSECGAGRWSDIKRLAFASYSYRTSVDLKAYYRF comes from the exons ATGGAAACAGTGGTTGGAGTTGAGTGGAATGATGAAGGGAAGGATGAAGAGAACGGGGTTGAGAAAAGTAGCTCTGCTCTGTCTTCACCAAAGCAGATTGCCGATCCGGTTATCTACAAGCTTGTCCGG GTTGAAGGAGATGGGAGATTAGTGCCAGCAACCGATGATGAATTAATGGAGGTTGGGGATTTTCTTGAAGATGACAAGAGTGAAATGCATGATGTTGCTGACACTGTGCAGATATTGGGCTGCATGTGCAACGAAGGGTTGTCCTCTGAGAAGACTCTGATAGAAAGCTCAGAAG GTTTATTGAAGTCGAAGAACTCAGAAGCTGATGCTTGTAAGCTAAATGCACGGCTTGAG GAATGCTTTCCTTCATCAACTTTAAGTTTGAAAGACAACCATATCAATCAATTTGGAGACATTGGAGGGTGCCCAAAGCCTCCGGATAAAATGATGGAAAGTGGATCATCAGTTGCTGCTGTCTGTGCTGGTTTGAACCCTGATTTTTCCAAGTTAAAGGGGGAGATTTGCTTGGATAAACTATCAATTAGAGAGCTTCATGAAGTGTTTAAAGCAACATTTGGGCGAGAAACTACTGTCAAAGACAAGCTTTGGCTTAAGAGGAGGATATCCATGGGATTGACTAACTCTTGTGACATATCAACCACAATGTTCGCGATTAAAGATAACAAATTGGTGAAGAACGGTGACGATGAAGGCAACAAGGATGTGGATGGTTCATTCACCCATGATCCATCAGTTGGAACAATTGATGTAAACTGTAAAGGTTCACCAAGTAGCCATGGCAGCCAATCTGAAGATCATCAAATTGGTTCTGGcaagaaattaagaaatcatAGTGTGGAACTTGATAGTGGAAGTGAGCAGCTTCATACAGAACAGAGAACAGCGAAAAGAATTCGGAAGCCCACCAAGCGATATATAGAAGAACTATCAGAAGTAGATTCCAGAGATTATAGCCAAAGGTTGATGAGTTCACCTAAGAATGCTGGACTTGGCCAGATCGCCCCAAGATCTTTTGCTAGGCCTGTTAGAAATGTGCTGTCAGATGGGAGAACTGTTGTCACTCGGTTGGACTCTCTTGGCGGATCTGGTGTTCATGTTCCATACGTTTCTCGGGTTCGAAGAAGCCGTCCAAGGAAAAATGTCATGGCTCTTATG ATGTCAAATGAGTCAGGCATTGCTTCACTCTGTGCACAGTGCAGTTGTAATTTAAAATTCCAG AAGTTCAATCCAAGTGGCATGGGCATGGCAACTAAACTGGTAAAGAAAGCCCTTGGTGTACGCAGTTCTCAAACAGATGAGGATATTGGGAGCaaagttttgaaaaggaaatcTTTTGTGGATCAGATTCGGCAGCCA TTCTTTGCTGAACTAGAGAAAGATAGGCAGCATTCTATAATGAGCAGAAGTGAACTGGAAGAGAATTTGAGGAGGACACAGGCAAATTCTTCCGGAGATAAGTCAGATGATAATGTAGTAACTGTTCCCACTGCAAAAGGTGGAATGAGAAGGAAGCATCATCGAGCTTGGACTATTGTTGAGGTTATGAAATTGGTTGAGGGTGTATCTGAGTGTGGAGCTGGAAGGTGGTCTGACATCAAACGACTTGCTTTTGCATCCTATTCATACCGCACATCCGTTGATCTTAAA GCTTACTACAGATTTTAA
- the LOC121258721 gene encoding uncharacterized protein LOC121258721 isoform X3, whose product METVVGVEWNDEGKDEENGVEKSSSALSSPKQIADPVIYKLVRVEGDGRLVPATDDELMEVGDFLEDDKSEMHDVADTVQILGCMCNEGLSSEKTLIESSEGLLKSKNSEADACKLNARLEECFPSSTLSLKDNHINQFGDIGGCPKPPDKMMESGSSVAAVCAGLNPDFSKLKGEICLDKLSIRELHEVFKATFGRETTVKDKLWLKRRISMGLTNSCDISTTMFAIKDNKLVKNGDDEGNKDVDGSFTHDPSVGTIDVNCKGSPSSHGSQSEDHQIGSGKKLRNHSVELDSGSEQLHTEQRTAKRIRKPTKRYIEELSEVDSRDYSQRLMSSPKNAGLGQIAPRSFARPVRNVLSDGRTVVTRLDSLGGSGVHVPYVSRVRRSRPRKNVMALMMSNESGIASLCAQCSCNLKFQKFNPSGMGMATKLVKKALGVRSSQTDEDIGSKVLKRKSFVDQIRQPFFAELEKDRQHSIMSRSELEENLRRTQANSSGDKSDDNVVTVPTAKGGMRRKHHRAWTIVEVMKLVEGVSECGAGRWSDIKRLAFASYSYRTSVDLKILTCRTSGGTC is encoded by the exons ATGGAAACAGTGGTTGGAGTTGAGTGGAATGATGAAGGGAAGGATGAAGAGAACGGGGTTGAGAAAAGTAGCTCTGCTCTGTCTTCACCAAAGCAGATTGCCGATCCGGTTATCTACAAGCTTGTCCGG GTTGAAGGAGATGGGAGATTAGTGCCAGCAACCGATGATGAATTAATGGAGGTTGGGGATTTTCTTGAAGATGACAAGAGTGAAATGCATGATGTTGCTGACACTGTGCAGATATTGGGCTGCATGTGCAACGAAGGGTTGTCCTCTGAGAAGACTCTGATAGAAAGCTCAGAAG GTTTATTGAAGTCGAAGAACTCAGAAGCTGATGCTTGTAAGCTAAATGCACGGCTTGAG GAATGCTTTCCTTCATCAACTTTAAGTTTGAAAGACAACCATATCAATCAATTTGGAGACATTGGAGGGTGCCCAAAGCCTCCGGATAAAATGATGGAAAGTGGATCATCAGTTGCTGCTGTCTGTGCTGGTTTGAACCCTGATTTTTCCAAGTTAAAGGGGGAGATTTGCTTGGATAAACTATCAATTAGAGAGCTTCATGAAGTGTTTAAAGCAACATTTGGGCGAGAAACTACTGTCAAAGACAAGCTTTGGCTTAAGAGGAGGATATCCATGGGATTGACTAACTCTTGTGACATATCAACCACAATGTTCGCGATTAAAGATAACAAATTGGTGAAGAACGGTGACGATGAAGGCAACAAGGATGTGGATGGTTCATTCACCCATGATCCATCAGTTGGAACAATTGATGTAAACTGTAAAGGTTCACCAAGTAGCCATGGCAGCCAATCTGAAGATCATCAAATTGGTTCTGGcaagaaattaagaaatcatAGTGTGGAACTTGATAGTGGAAGTGAGCAGCTTCATACAGAACAGAGAACAGCGAAAAGAATTCGGAAGCCCACCAAGCGATATATAGAAGAACTATCAGAAGTAGATTCCAGAGATTATAGCCAAAGGTTGATGAGTTCACCTAAGAATGCTGGACTTGGCCAGATCGCCCCAAGATCTTTTGCTAGGCCTGTTAGAAATGTGCTGTCAGATGGGAGAACTGTTGTCACTCGGTTGGACTCTCTTGGCGGATCTGGTGTTCATGTTCCATACGTTTCTCGGGTTCGAAGAAGCCGTCCAAGGAAAAATGTCATGGCTCTTATG ATGTCAAATGAGTCAGGCATTGCTTCACTCTGTGCACAGTGCAGTTGTAATTTAAAATTCCAG AAGTTCAATCCAAGTGGCATGGGCATGGCAACTAAACTGGTAAAGAAAGCCCTTGGTGTACGCAGTTCTCAAACAGATGAGGATATTGGGAGCaaagttttgaaaaggaaatcTTTTGTGGATCAGATTCGGCAGCCA TTCTTTGCTGAACTAGAGAAAGATAGGCAGCATTCTATAATGAGCAGAAGTGAACTGGAAGAGAATTTGAGGAGGACACAGGCAAATTCTTCCGGAGATAAGTCAGATGATAATGTAGTAACTGTTCCCACTGCAAAAGGTGGAATGAGAAGGAAGCATCATCGAGCTTGGACTATTGTTGAGGTTATGAAATTGGTTGAGGGTGTATCTGAGTGTGGAGCTGGAAGGTGGTCTGACATCAAACGACTTGCTTTTGCATCCTATTCATACCGCACATCCGTTGATCTTAAA ATTTTAACGTGTAGGACAAGTGGAGGAACCTGCTAA
- the LOC121258721 gene encoding uncharacterized protein LOC121258721 isoform X1: METVVGVEWNDEGKDEENGVEKSSSALSSPKQIADPVIYKLVRVEGDGRLVPATDDELMEVGDFLEDDKSEMHDVADTVQILGCMCNEGLSSEKTLIESSEGLLKSKNSEADACKLNARLEECFPSSTLSLKDNHINQFGDIGGCPKPPDKMMESGSSVAAVCAGLNPDFSKLKGEICLDKLSIRELHEVFKATFGRETTVKDKLWLKRRISMGLTNSCDISTTMFAIKDNKLVKNGDDEGNKDVDGSFTHDPSVGTIDVNCKGSPSSHGSQSEDHQIGSGKKLRNHSVELDSGSEQLHTEQRTAKRIRKPTKRYIEELSEVDSRDYSQRLMSSPKNAGLGQIAPRSFARPVRNVLSDGRTVVTRLDSLGGSGVHVPYVSRVRRSRPRKNVMALMMSNESGIASLCAQCSCNLKFQKFNPSGMGMATKLVKKALGVRSSQTDEDIGSKVLKRKSFVDQIRQPFFAELEKDRQHSIMSRSELEENLRRTQANSSGDKSDDNVVTVPTAKGGMRRKHHRAWTIVEVMKLVEGVSECGAGRWSDIKRLAFASYSYRTSVDLKDKWRNLLKASFAQAPPDDVMNSRKPTSMPIPEPILERVRELAETNARVPPNLGTSKPTVGSRNSQDTMSGYL; encoded by the exons ATGGAAACAGTGGTTGGAGTTGAGTGGAATGATGAAGGGAAGGATGAAGAGAACGGGGTTGAGAAAAGTAGCTCTGCTCTGTCTTCACCAAAGCAGATTGCCGATCCGGTTATCTACAAGCTTGTCCGG GTTGAAGGAGATGGGAGATTAGTGCCAGCAACCGATGATGAATTAATGGAGGTTGGGGATTTTCTTGAAGATGACAAGAGTGAAATGCATGATGTTGCTGACACTGTGCAGATATTGGGCTGCATGTGCAACGAAGGGTTGTCCTCTGAGAAGACTCTGATAGAAAGCTCAGAAG GTTTATTGAAGTCGAAGAACTCAGAAGCTGATGCTTGTAAGCTAAATGCACGGCTTGAG GAATGCTTTCCTTCATCAACTTTAAGTTTGAAAGACAACCATATCAATCAATTTGGAGACATTGGAGGGTGCCCAAAGCCTCCGGATAAAATGATGGAAAGTGGATCATCAGTTGCTGCTGTCTGTGCTGGTTTGAACCCTGATTTTTCCAAGTTAAAGGGGGAGATTTGCTTGGATAAACTATCAATTAGAGAGCTTCATGAAGTGTTTAAAGCAACATTTGGGCGAGAAACTACTGTCAAAGACAAGCTTTGGCTTAAGAGGAGGATATCCATGGGATTGACTAACTCTTGTGACATATCAACCACAATGTTCGCGATTAAAGATAACAAATTGGTGAAGAACGGTGACGATGAAGGCAACAAGGATGTGGATGGTTCATTCACCCATGATCCATCAGTTGGAACAATTGATGTAAACTGTAAAGGTTCACCAAGTAGCCATGGCAGCCAATCTGAAGATCATCAAATTGGTTCTGGcaagaaattaagaaatcatAGTGTGGAACTTGATAGTGGAAGTGAGCAGCTTCATACAGAACAGAGAACAGCGAAAAGAATTCGGAAGCCCACCAAGCGATATATAGAAGAACTATCAGAAGTAGATTCCAGAGATTATAGCCAAAGGTTGATGAGTTCACCTAAGAATGCTGGACTTGGCCAGATCGCCCCAAGATCTTTTGCTAGGCCTGTTAGAAATGTGCTGTCAGATGGGAGAACTGTTGTCACTCGGTTGGACTCTCTTGGCGGATCTGGTGTTCATGTTCCATACGTTTCTCGGGTTCGAAGAAGCCGTCCAAGGAAAAATGTCATGGCTCTTATG ATGTCAAATGAGTCAGGCATTGCTTCACTCTGTGCACAGTGCAGTTGTAATTTAAAATTCCAG AAGTTCAATCCAAGTGGCATGGGCATGGCAACTAAACTGGTAAAGAAAGCCCTTGGTGTACGCAGTTCTCAAACAGATGAGGATATTGGGAGCaaagttttgaaaaggaaatcTTTTGTGGATCAGATTCGGCAGCCA TTCTTTGCTGAACTAGAGAAAGATAGGCAGCATTCTATAATGAGCAGAAGTGAACTGGAAGAGAATTTGAGGAGGACACAGGCAAATTCTTCCGGAGATAAGTCAGATGATAATGTAGTAACTGTTCCCACTGCAAAAGGTGGAATGAGAAGGAAGCATCATCGAGCTTGGACTATTGTTGAGGTTATGAAATTGGTTGAGGGTGTATCTGAGTGTGGAGCTGGAAGGTGGTCTGACATCAAACGACTTGCTTTTGCATCCTATTCATACCGCACATCCGTTGATCTTAAA GACAAGTGGAGGAACCTGCTAAAAGCTAGCTTCGCACAGGCACCTCCAGATGATGTG ATGAACTCGCGGAAGCCCACTTCAATGCCCATTCCTGAGCCGATTTTGGAACGGGTGAGAGAGCTTGCTGAGACGAATGCACGGGTTCCTCCAAATCTTGGCACAAGCAAACCGACTGTGGGTAGTAGAAATTCGCAGGATACAATGTCTGGATACTTGTAA